The DNA segment AATCTTCTCCTGCACCACCCACCTGACCGTCAAGGTATTCAAAGGACGCCGCAAGATGCTTTTCTTCTGAAGGAATACTGTGAGTAGAGTGTACTTCCCCTCCTTGCTTCATGTACAATAAGTGTAAGTGTGACGAATTATGTCTGGGGAGGGAATTATTGATGCCCGTAAGAGAGCAATCGATACAAACGATGTCTGCTGTTCGCGCAAATCTGGAATCTTGCATACTAGGGAAAGAATTTGAAATAACTCTTCTTCTCACTGCTCTTCTTGCTGGAGGTCACGTTTTGATAGAAGATGTTCCCGGGACGGGGAAAACCCAGCTAATAAAAGCGATGGCGAGATCCATGAGCGGAGACTATCGACGCATCCAGTGTAATCCTGATATTTTACCGAGTGATATTACCGGCGTGTCCGTTTTCCATCCGCATGAAGAACAATTTGTATTTCGGCCGGGTCCAGTTATGACGAATATTCTGCTTGCGGATGAAATTAATCGAGCCACCACGAAGACGCAATCCGCTCTGCTTGAAGTGATGGAGGAACGCAGCGTAACTGCGGATGGACATACATATGAGCTTCCGCATCCATTTATGCTCTGTGCGACGCAAAATCCGATCGACTTCGAGGGAACCTACATGCTGCCGGAAGCTCAGCTCGACCGTTTTATGATGAAAATAGCGATGGGCTATCCTGATGAGGCGACGGAAAAGGCGATGCTGCAGTCCCATACGAAAGGCCAGCCGATCGATCAGCTTCAGGCGGTGACCACGATGGACGAAATCGCCGCTATCCAGGAAGAAATTCGCGATGTTTATTTAAGCGATGCGTTAAGTGACTATCTGCTTAACATCGTTCGTCGGACCCGGGAGCATGATGCCGTCATCCTTGGGGCCAGTCCGCGGGCTACGCTTGCTTTTGTGATGGCGGTCAAGGCGTATGCCTTCTTGCAAGAACGCGATTACGTCATCCCCGACGATATCAAGACGCTTACCACTTATGTATTAGGGCATCGGATTTTGCTTCGTCCTGAAGCTCGGCTTGGCAGCATGAGCTCCCAGCAGGTGCTTCAGCAAATTATCAATCAGGCCCATGTGCCTGTATCGTCGGTAGGTTAATGAGATGCGAGCCCTGCTTAATACATGGAGGTCAAGCTTACGTTCATTGAAGCTTTGGAGAATGGCCTCATTATGGCTGATATGTCTTCTCTATCTCTTATTCCAAGGCGGCAAAACTTCATTTATGTTGTTCGCGATGGTTACCCTGCTCGCAGGTTATTGGCTCCTCGGCAGCTTGGTTGGAATAAGGCAGATCAAGGGAAACAGGACGATGTTATCGCTTGAGGGGGAGCAATTTCTGCTGCAGGCAGGAGATCAGGCGCAGATCAAGCTCCATTTGCAGCTTCCGCGGCTGATGCCGATGCCCTACATTATCGTAAGAGAGGTTATGAAGCGTCATAACGGGGATTCATGGGCTTTTGAGGATAGCGTCGTACCACAAGTGCGCGGTGAAGCGGAGCTCGTGTATAATACGCCTGCACTTGAACGAGGTAAGTATGAATTTGTAAGTACGGAATGTACGTCAGAGGATATATTTGGATTAATGGAGCATCGTGGAACATTTCAAGCAGGCGGACAGTTTTGCGTGCTGCCCAGAACGGTGTTTATCCCGCATTGGCAGCTTTATAGCAGAAATTCAAGACTGCCTGGTCCGGAGACGGCTATGTCCAATTCCCGCCGGGAAACAACACAAATTAACGGAGTACGCGATTATGTATACGGTGACCGGATCTCAAGAATTCATTGGAATGCTACGGCAAGGACGGGGACGTGGAAATCGAAGGAGTTTGAACATGAGTCTCTACCGAAGACTGTTCTCGTGCTGGATGCGCACAAGAGTAGTTACGCAAGTTCGCAGCAATTTGAGTTAGCGGTATCTGTCAGCGCTTCTTTACTGGAGTATGGCTCGCGAGAAAGGATTAACATGGGGCTGTGCACGATGGGTAGGGAGCTTCGCAGATTTACGCCAGCCGAAGGGTATATTGAACGTCAGCAAATGATTCACCATTTGGTTGATATCGATGTGGACGGTGACGGGAGCCATCGAGGCAGGCTGGAGGAGATACGCGATTTTTTCCCGGCCGGATCCTTTTTTATATTTATTAGTCCGCTAGCGGATGAAACAGCGATGAGTGTACTGAACTGGGCAAAGACCAGGCAGATGACACCCTATCAAATCGAGGTTGGGGTTTCGGCTCAAGGAAAGACCACACGGTCATATTGGCAATCGGTCTTGCACAATCAGGGGATAAGAGCTGTACACATCTCCTCCTTGCAAGATCTTCCCATCGCGATGGGGGGAGGTCTGGCATGAGATTGGGGAAGCACACTGAGCCAGTATGGTACAGGCTCTCCGTTATTGTCTGGATGATGATTGTCGCTTTGCAGTGGATTGATTATACGGAGCCGATTTGGTATCAGGAGACGACAGCCCTAGTAACCACTACATTGATTGCTGTTGCCTTATGCGAAGCTTTGCTGCATTCTCGGCCATGGCTTAATTGGACGGTTAAGGCCCTTGCTGCCATAGTCATTCTTCGCATCGTTCTAGGCACTTATATTTATTATCCTTACGGCCCGATATTTCCAGATCAGGTTCGTCAATTGCTGGCGCATGCATCGCCTTATATTTGGTTCTCATTAAGTGCATGGGGGTTATTCGATTTATTGATCCGCTTGCTGACCGACAGAGCCAGAGTCATGATCTTCCTTAGCTTCAACTTGCTTGCGTTCACGATCCTCGACTCTTTTACTTCCTATTATTTATGGGGAAATGTGGCATGGCTCGTATTTGCTGGTCTTGGCTGGCTCGTATGCCTCCATCTTCGCAGGTTTCAGCTGAAATACCCTCAGGGATGGGTGAAGCTGCGCAAGGAACCGCTTAAGATCACGCTGAATATTATAGTTATTTTTGCTTCGGTGCTCCTGATTGGCATCAGTATGCCTGCTGTGTCTCCTACTTTAACCGACCCCTACTCGGCCTGGAAAAAAAGAACAACCCCTGTGCAGGTACCCGTGCCAGGAACAATTGCACCGAGCGAGGTAAGTCAACCTACGACGCCGAATTCCCCAGAGGAGGTTCTGTCCGGCTACAGCCGGGACGATACCCGATTAGGGGAAGGGTTTGATTTCAGTTACAGCCCTGTTATGAACGTTACTTCGGAGGTTCGCTCTTATTGGCGGGGGGAAACGCGTCGGATTTATACCGGTACAGGTTGGGCAGACCTAAGCAGGGAGGGTCGGGATACGCATTTTTATGCGGGAGGAACTCAAAGCGAACCATTGATTAATCGCGAAGCTGGCAAGATCCAGACTCGCATGGTAGAACAGATCGTAACGATGCAGACGGACCGGTCTTATCCCGTTCTGTTTGGGGGCTATTCCATTAGTAGTGTTGAAGTGCTGGATGAAGAAGAAGACATACGGCCGCGAATGAATTGGGCCAGTAAGGAAGCAGAACTGTATTGGAACGGATTTCGCGGTGCCGAGCTCGGTTATAATTATCCGAAGCGGTACAAGGTCATCGCTGAGATTCCGATTATTCCTGTGGAGGAATTGAGGCAAGCTAGTTATGACACGCTTTATCCTTCCCGTAGTGTAGATACTAAATACTTGCAGATCCCATCGGACTTTCCAGAGAGGGTACGTAGTTTGGCGGAGGAAGTAACAGCGGAGGGAAGTACCCCGTATGAGAAAATGGAGCTCCTTCAGTCGTATTTAAGGCAAAATTACGAGTATACGAATAAGCCGGATCTTTCACGAAAGCAAAGCAATGATTTCGTCGACAGCTTTTTGTTTGAAATTAAGCAGGGCTATTGCGATTATTATTCTACCTCTATGGTGATGATGGCCCGTTCACTCCAAATCCCCGCCAGATGGGTAAAAGGCTATGCGCCGGGCAGCATGCCCAGCATTGAAACGCTGCAGCGATTTCCAGAGATGGACACCGGATATAGAGTAAGCAATTCCGATGCTCATTCCTGGGCTGAGTTATACTTTGGCGAAGAATATGGCTGGATTCCGTTTGAAGCGACTCCGGGCTTTGATACGATACTGCTGACGCCGGAAGAGGAGAGCGTGGAGACATGGACGGAGGAGTTGGAGGAGGAGCGCGAGAGCATTCAGGAAAAATCAAGCATCCTGGATGAGATGGATCTTCGCACACTGCGCTGGGTTTTTGGTGTATCAGTTGCTGTGCTGGCCTTGTCTCTCGTTTATTTTTTTCGCTCGGAGCTGTATTTAATGCTGTTAAGAATCCGCCTTGGGCGCAGCTTGACTTTAGGGGAGAAAATCTCCTTTGAGGTGCTCAGCGTGGTGCGGCGATTAAGGCGGCATGGACTCTATAGAGAAGGGCACGAGACGATGAGGGAATCGTTTGTCCGCTGGGAAGTGGCGCAGCCTGAGTGGTCGCACTTGCTCCGACCGCTGCTGGTTAGCTTCGAGAAAGCGAACTACAGCCCGGAAGCTGTTTCGATGGAGGATTGGCAGCAAGTGAAGGAGCTTTCCCGCAAGCTACAGAAAGCGGTGCAAGCACGAAGGAAGTTAAGGTAGGTTTAAATAAGTAACTCAACTTTCGCAGCTCAAATCTCCAAACAAACCCTTAATATAGCTGGGTAAACCGGAGATCCATTCCTGTAGTTGACAAAATACAGCTGTTTTGTTCTTCTTTGTTTTCGCCTGGGACATTTCGAGAAATAAACTCATGAGCTGCTGAAGTGCAGTCTGGTAATCTAGATCGCGGACCTCATCAGCAAAGAGGAAAAAGAGTCCTCCCAATGTTCGGTCATCACTCGATTGGCGTCGTTCGTATTCCATCGCCAAATATCGGCTGAATACAATCGTGGTGTGGCTAATCAGCTGATCAAAGGAGCGGCCTTGGAATTCGGTTCCCAGTTTTAAGTAGCTTTTGGTGACTTTGAAAAAGGTCTCTATGCTCCAGCGCATACCGTAAATACGTACGATTTCAGTCGCATCAAGCGTCACATCTGTACTTAAAATCGCCAGCCACTCCCGTTTTTTATTCCGGTTGCGGACAAACACAAGCTTCACGGGTAGACCGCAGGCGGTGTGTACGATGATCGAGCCTTTAATATCTTTGGCATTCGATGCAGGAAGGCTTTGAAACACCTCGCGCAGTGTCATTCGCTTGCCTTGAACTAGATAGCGTTGTTTCATTTCTTTAACCATGCCAATCACGGGCAGACCTTGGCCAGTGAGCTCGCGAAGCAGTGGAGCTTGC comes from the Paenibacillus lentus genome and includes:
- a CDS encoding AAA family ATPase, producing the protein MPVREQSIQTMSAVRANLESCILGKEFEITLLLTALLAGGHVLIEDVPGTGKTQLIKAMARSMSGDYRRIQCNPDILPSDITGVSVFHPHEEQFVFRPGPVMTNILLADEINRATTKTQSALLEVMEERSVTADGHTYELPHPFMLCATQNPIDFEGTYMLPEAQLDRFMMKIAMGYPDEATEKAMLQSHTKGQPIDQLQAVTTMDEIAAIQEEIRDVYLSDALSDYLLNIVRRTREHDAVILGASPRATLAFVMAVKAYAFLQERDYVIPDDIKTLTTYVLGHRILLRPEARLGSMSSQQVLQQIINQAHVPVSSVG
- a CDS encoding DUF58 domain-containing protein — encoded protein: MRALLNTWRSSLRSLKLWRMASLWLICLLYLLFQGGKTSFMLFAMVTLLAGYWLLGSLVGIRQIKGNRTMLSLEGEQFLLQAGDQAQIKLHLQLPRLMPMPYIIVREVMKRHNGDSWAFEDSVVPQVRGEAELVYNTPALERGKYEFVSTECTSEDIFGLMEHRGTFQAGGQFCVLPRTVFIPHWQLYSRNSRLPGPETAMSNSRRETTQINGVRDYVYGDRISRIHWNATARTGTWKSKEFEHESLPKTVLVLDAHKSSYASSQQFELAVSVSASLLEYGSRERINMGLCTMGRELRRFTPAEGYIERQQMIHHLVDIDVDGDGSHRGRLEEIRDFFPAGSFFIFISPLADETAMSVLNWAKTRQMTPYQIEVGVSAQGKTTRSYWQSVLHNQGIRAVHISSLQDLPIAMGGGLA
- a CDS encoding DUF4129 domain-containing transglutaminase family protein → MRLGKHTEPVWYRLSVIVWMMIVALQWIDYTEPIWYQETTALVTTTLIAVALCEALLHSRPWLNWTVKALAAIVILRIVLGTYIYYPYGPIFPDQVRQLLAHASPYIWFSLSAWGLFDLLIRLLTDRARVMIFLSFNLLAFTILDSFTSYYLWGNVAWLVFAGLGWLVCLHLRRFQLKYPQGWVKLRKEPLKITLNIIVIFASVLLIGISMPAVSPTLTDPYSAWKKRTTPVQVPVPGTIAPSEVSQPTTPNSPEEVLSGYSRDDTRLGEGFDFSYSPVMNVTSEVRSYWRGETRRIYTGTGWADLSREGRDTHFYAGGTQSEPLINREAGKIQTRMVEQIVTMQTDRSYPVLFGGYSISSVEVLDEEEDIRPRMNWASKEAELYWNGFRGAELGYNYPKRYKVIAEIPIIPVEELRQASYDTLYPSRSVDTKYLQIPSDFPERVRSLAEEVTAEGSTPYEKMELLQSYLRQNYEYTNKPDLSRKQSNDFVDSFLFEIKQGYCDYYSTSMVMMARSLQIPARWVKGYAPGSMPSIETLQRFPEMDTGYRVSNSDAHSWAELYFGEEYGWIPFEATPGFDTILLTPEEESVETWTEELEEERESIQEKSSILDEMDLRTLRWVFGVSVAVLALSLVYFFRSELYLMLLRIRLGRSLTLGEKISFEVLSVVRRLRRHGLYREGHETMRESFVRWEVAQPEWSHLLRPLLVSFEKANYSPEAVSMEDWQQVKELSRKLQKAVQARRKLR